A DNA window from Myxocyprinus asiaticus isolate MX2 ecotype Aquarium Trade chromosome 15, UBuf_Myxa_2, whole genome shotgun sequence contains the following coding sequences:
- the LOC127453139 gene encoding zinc finger and BTB domain-containing protein 7B-like isoform X2 produces MSPGEDGLIGIPFPEHSNELLSRLNAQRRSGLLCDLTLTSRGTRYPTHRSVMAAVSLYFRRLFGAEEGEDGGEGVGDSCSVCQLDCVSPDALAALLEFAYTATLTIRSSGMREVLKGAQLLGIQCVADACRDILGESGDDLTDAVEEAEHLPSRRKQGRCFVTRAISPVRPAWRSSQPEMVLASEDTPEYGLLPTQGREGHPPPITGQNRGAHEGHREVLMNGGKHWPQESTLIPHRPEDTPSEEEESSMQGQATPLNNQSQADGAGGGATVGGGRKRKSQTPQQCPVCQKIIHGAGKLPRHMRTHTGEKPFQCTACGVRFTRNDKLKIHMRKHTGERPYPCPSCPARFLHSYDLKNHLSLHSGDRPFECPLCHKAFAREDHLQRHRKGHSCLELRTRRPCRGTGPETGDSPPSDLFSIHQHPDHMSGVAAAQLRYPPDPEGHSVPVQAVPLLGAARMPYPELLWRAVGAPAIKVLDKGEGEHRTWKDEDEDAGGEEEE; encoded by the exons ATGTCTCCAGGAGAGGACGGTCTAATCGGGATCCCCTTCCCGGAGCACAGCAATGAGCTCCTGTCCCGTCTTAATGCTCAGCGTCGGTCAGGGCTGCTCTGTGACCTCACACTGACCTCACGTGGTACGCGATACCCAACGCACCGGTCTGTCATGGCCGCCGTCAGTCTTTACTTCCGCCGTCTGTTTGGGGCAGAGGAGGGCGAGGATGGAGGCGAGGGCGTGGGCGACAGCTGTAGTGTTTGCCAGCTGGATTGTGTGTCACCGGACGCACTGGCGGCGCTGCTGGAGTTCGCCTACACCGCGACGCTGACGATCCGCAGCTCGGGCATGAGGGAGGTTCTGAAGGGTGCACAGCTGCTGGGCATTCAATGCGTGGCAGACGCCTGCAGAGACATCCTGGGCGAGTCGGGCGATGATCTGACAGATGCTGTAGAGGAGGCGGAGCACTTGCCATCTCGCCGCAAACAGGGCCGATGTTTCGTGACCAGAGCGATATCTCCTGTGAGACCGGCATGGCGGAGTTCTCAACCCGAAATGGTACTGGCATCTGAGGACACGCCCGAGTACGGGCTGCTTCCCACACAAGGGCGAGAAGGACACCCGCCACCCATCACGGGACAGAACCGAGGTGCACATGAGGGCCACCGAGAGGTGCTAATGAACGGAGGCAAGCATTGGCCACAAGAGTCAACCCTGATCCCTCACCGCCCTGAAGATACCCCATCAGAGGAGGAGGAGTCAAGCATGCAAGGGCAGGCCACACCCCTCAACAACCAGTCACAAGCCGATGGAGCTGGGGGCGGAGCAACAGTGGGAGGCGGCAGGAAAAGGAAGTCTCAGACACCACAGCAGTGTCCCGTCTGTCAGAAAATCATCCATGGGGCGGGAAAGCTGCCACGGCACATGAgaacacacacaggagagaaGCCCTTCCAGTGCACAGCCTGCGGCGTCCGTTTCACACG GAACGACAAGCTGAAGATCCACATGCGTAAGCACACAGGTGAGCGGCCATACCCGTGTCCCAGCTGCCCCGCCCGCTTTCTGCACTCGTACGATCTGAAGAACCATCTGTCGCTGCACAGCGGAGATCGTCCTTTCGAGTGCCCACTTTGCCACAAGGCCTTTGCCCGCGAGGACCATCTGCAGCGCCACAGAAAGGGCCACAGCTGTCTGGAGCTCCGAACCCGTCGCCCGTGCCGTGGAACAGGGCCAGAAACCGGAGACTCCCCACCCTCTGATTTATTCAGCATTCATCAGCATCCCGATCACATGAGCGGAGTCGCAGCTGCGCAGCTCCGGTACCCACCAGACCCCGAAGGCCACAGTGTGCCGGTGCAGGCCGTGCCACTGCTGGGGGCAGCTAGGATGCCCTACCCTGAGCTGCTGTGGCGGGCAGTTGGGGCACCAGCGATTAAAGTGCTGGATAAAGGTGAGGGAGAACATAGAACATGGAAAGATGAGGATGAGGACGCTGGTGGGGAGGAGGAAGAGTGA
- the LOC127453139 gene encoding zinc finger and BTB domain-containing protein 7B-like isoform X1, whose amino-acid sequence MTQTSVRLLPTAPMRGRTVAMSPGEDGLIGIPFPEHSNELLSRLNAQRRSGLLCDLTLTSRGTRYPTHRSVMAAVSLYFRRLFGAEEGEDGGEGVGDSCSVCQLDCVSPDALAALLEFAYTATLTIRSSGMREVLKGAQLLGIQCVADACRDILGESGDDLTDAVEEAEHLPSRRKQGRCFVTRAISPVRPAWRSSQPEMVLASEDTPEYGLLPTQGREGHPPPITGQNRGAHEGHREVLMNGGKHWPQESTLIPHRPEDTPSEEEESSMQGQATPLNNQSQADGAGGGATVGGGRKRKSQTPQQCPVCQKIIHGAGKLPRHMRTHTGEKPFQCTACGVRFTRNDKLKIHMRKHTGERPYPCPSCPARFLHSYDLKNHLSLHSGDRPFECPLCHKAFAREDHLQRHRKGHSCLELRTRRPCRGTGPETGDSPPSDLFSIHQHPDHMSGVAAAQLRYPPDPEGHSVPVQAVPLLGAARMPYPELLWRAVGAPAIKVLDKGEGEHRTWKDEDEDAGGEEEE is encoded by the exons GTGGCGATGTCTCCAGGAGAGGACGGTCTAATCGGGATCCCCTTCCCGGAGCACAGCAATGAGCTCCTGTCCCGTCTTAATGCTCAGCGTCGGTCAGGGCTGCTCTGTGACCTCACACTGACCTCACGTGGTACGCGATACCCAACGCACCGGTCTGTCATGGCCGCCGTCAGTCTTTACTTCCGCCGTCTGTTTGGGGCAGAGGAGGGCGAGGATGGAGGCGAGGGCGTGGGCGACAGCTGTAGTGTTTGCCAGCTGGATTGTGTGTCACCGGACGCACTGGCGGCGCTGCTGGAGTTCGCCTACACCGCGACGCTGACGATCCGCAGCTCGGGCATGAGGGAGGTTCTGAAGGGTGCACAGCTGCTGGGCATTCAATGCGTGGCAGACGCCTGCAGAGACATCCTGGGCGAGTCGGGCGATGATCTGACAGATGCTGTAGAGGAGGCGGAGCACTTGCCATCTCGCCGCAAACAGGGCCGATGTTTCGTGACCAGAGCGATATCTCCTGTGAGACCGGCATGGCGGAGTTCTCAACCCGAAATGGTACTGGCATCTGAGGACACGCCCGAGTACGGGCTGCTTCCCACACAAGGGCGAGAAGGACACCCGCCACCCATCACGGGACAGAACCGAGGTGCACATGAGGGCCACCGAGAGGTGCTAATGAACGGAGGCAAGCATTGGCCACAAGAGTCAACCCTGATCCCTCACCGCCCTGAAGATACCCCATCAGAGGAGGAGGAGTCAAGCATGCAAGGGCAGGCCACACCCCTCAACAACCAGTCACAAGCCGATGGAGCTGGGGGCGGAGCAACAGTGGGAGGCGGCAGGAAAAGGAAGTCTCAGACACCACAGCAGTGTCCCGTCTGTCAGAAAATCATCCATGGGGCGGGAAAGCTGCCACGGCACATGAgaacacacacaggagagaaGCCCTTCCAGTGCACAGCCTGCGGCGTCCGTTTCACACG GAACGACAAGCTGAAGATCCACATGCGTAAGCACACAGGTGAGCGGCCATACCCGTGTCCCAGCTGCCCCGCCCGCTTTCTGCACTCGTACGATCTGAAGAACCATCTGTCGCTGCACAGCGGAGATCGTCCTTTCGAGTGCCCACTTTGCCACAAGGCCTTTGCCCGCGAGGACCATCTGCAGCGCCACAGAAAGGGCCACAGCTGTCTGGAGCTCCGAACCCGTCGCCCGTGCCGTGGAACAGGGCCAGAAACCGGAGACTCCCCACCCTCTGATTTATTCAGCATTCATCAGCATCCCGATCACATGAGCGGAGTCGCAGCTGCGCAGCTCCGGTACCCACCAGACCCCGAAGGCCACAGTGTGCCGGTGCAGGCCGTGCCACTGCTGGGGGCAGCTAGGATGCCCTACCCTGAGCTGCTGTGGCGGGCAGTTGGGGCACCAGCGATTAAAGTGCTGGATAAAGGTGAGGGAGAACATAGAACATGGAAAGATGAGGATGAGGACGCTGGTGGGGAGGAGGAAGAGTGA